The following are from one region of the Candidatus Omnitrophota bacterium genome:
- a CDS encoding type II secretion system GspH family protein: MTEKNSGFTLIEVLVVVALFSVLFLALLAVLTNADLYWSKGQNKLNEQQEARRVISGVVNDLRRSNPNWDISGTEYPVAISENYTRIDFYQPVFYNETDSTITGLTKITYKIDTTDVRKLLRKSGSDPEEIISNATESIRFGGACPDCSTYNCTAVNAACPVVRVEVVTKEDNEFELVSDVALRNMNITLANDTEVIEPEEGEF, encoded by the coding sequence ATGACCGAAAAGAACAGCGGGTTTACCCTGATCGAAGTGCTGGTGGTCGTGGCGTTGTTCTCGGTTTTATTCCTGGCTTTGCTGGCGGTGTTGACTAATGCGGACCTGTATTGGAGCAAGGGCCAGAATAAATTAAACGAACAGCAGGAGGCGCGCAGGGTGATCTCCGGGGTGGTCAACGACCTGCGCCGGTCCAACCCGAACTGGGATATAAGCGGCACGGAATATCCGGTGGCCATATCCGAGAATTATACCCGGATAGATTTTTATCAGCCGGTTTTTTATAACGAGACCGACAGCACCATAACCGGCCTTACAAAAATAACGTACAAAATAGACACAACCGACGTCCGTAAACTGCTCCGGAAGTCCGGAAGCGACCCGGAGGAGATTATTTCGAACGCCACCGAATCCATCCGTTTCGGCGGGGCGTGCCCGGATTGCTCGACCTATAATTGCACGGCGGTTAACGCGGCCTGCCCGGTGGTCAGGGTTGAGGTCGTCACCAAAGAAGATAACGAGTTCGAACTTGTTTCGGATGTGGCTTTGCGCAATATGAATATAACGCTGGCGAACGATACTGAAGTGATCGAGCCGGAAGAAGGAGAGTTTTAA
- a CDS encoding DUF4900 domain-containing protein, giving the protein MRGKKGILLLVSAVVMTVVSVLAGVYLSSLVVEKRSSDTDRLAGQSLNLAEAGVNQAMAELRKRIGTDLRLKVEAIQNASTVNAYASNSLGFIRDYAYASGEPQFTVSGNKATLTITPVILNSDVDGDFEQTTITITSAAAPSMDLSNELFYFYYTYEIESKGRITRYTPALEKTVVLAPNDFTLVVRRDNFAKFALFTNHHTTGTGTTVWFTSNTNFSGPVHTNDRFSFASNPSASFTDAVSQHKNTARFYNDGHNILYLDDYCNGEIDVPQFSTPAGETFYRGESIINLESSLNQQDLEDEATAGQNLGSGVFVPLDASNNVVGGIYVNGSLGTSSDNPVITLGVDAGNNPQYTIVRDSNTYVVTVDLANNQTTFADPVNGTNTYPGIPNGAGDEGILIYVDDDIAGISGVVQSATRMTVASRRNVVIKDNITYQSYTASPLNADDYQNMLGIISWEGNVSIGTTAPDNVNIHAIIMAQHGIFTVDNYQSGSPRGTAILLGGVITDYYGPFGTFAGGSALSGYGRNFVYDPRVQNGTTPPYFPYMTSFTTFIEPTDALYKKTVWRQKEG; this is encoded by the coding sequence ATGCGCGGTAAAAAAGGGATATTGCTTTTGGTCTCCGCGGTGGTGATGACTGTGGTCTCCGTGCTCGCCGGAGTTTATTTGAGCAGTTTAGTCGTGGAGAAACGCAGCTCGGATACCGACAGATTAGCCGGACAATCCCTGAACCTGGCTGAGGCCGGGGTTAACCAGGCTATGGCTGAACTGCGTAAAAGAATAGGGACTGATCTGCGCCTTAAAGTTGAGGCCATCCAGAACGCGTCCACTGTGAACGCTTATGCATCCAATTCTCTGGGCTTTATCCGGGATTACGCTTATGCCTCGGGAGAGCCGCAATTTACCGTGTCCGGGAATAAGGCTACCTTGACCATAACCCCGGTAATCCTTAATTCCGACGTGGATGGCGATTTCGAGCAGACCACGATCACTATTACCTCAGCGGCTGCGCCTTCGATGGATCTGAGTAACGAGCTATTTTATTTTTATTATACCTATGAAATAGAGTCAAAAGGCCGGATAACCCGTTATACGCCTGCCCTGGAAAAGACCGTAGTTCTGGCCCCCAATGATTTTACCCTGGTGGTCCGCCGGGATAATTTCGCCAAGTTCGCTTTGTTCACCAACCATCATACGACCGGCACCGGTACTACGGTTTGGTTCACATCCAATACGAATTTCAGCGGCCCGGTGCATACCAATGACCGTTTTAGCTTCGCCAGCAACCCGTCGGCTTCTTTTACCGACGCAGTCTCCCAGCATAAGAATACCGCCCGTTTTTACAATGACGGGCACAACATCCTTTATCTGGATGATTATTGCAACGGGGAGATCGACGTGCCCCAGTTCTCCACGCCTGCGGGGGAAACTTTTTATCGCGGGGAAAGCATTATCAATCTGGAATCTTCGCTTAACCAGCAGGACCTGGAAGATGAGGCGACTGCCGGGCAAAACCTGGGCAGCGGGGTGTTTGTGCCTTTGGACGCAAGCAATAATGTCGTCGGCGGCATATATGTAAACGGCAGCCTGGGGACGAGTTCCGATAACCCGGTGATCACCCTTGGCGTTGACGCCGGCAATAACCCGCAATATACAATTGTGCGCGACTCAAATACTTACGTGGTAACAGTGGACCTGGCCAATAACCAGACCACCTTTGCCGACCCGGTCAACGGCACGAACACCTATCCCGGGATCCCCAACGGCGCCGGTGATGAAGGCATCCTTATTTACGTTGATGACGATATCGCCGGGATTTCCGGTGTGGTCCAGAGCGCTACCCGGATGACCGTGGCCAGCCGCAGGAATGTGGTGATCAAGGATAATATCACTTACCAGAGTTATACCGCCAGCCCCCTGAACGCCGACGACTATCAAAATATGCTGGGGATCATTTCCTGGGAAGGCAATGTAAGCATCGGCACTACCGCGCCTGATAATGTCAATATCCACGCTATTATTATGGCCCAGCACGGGATATTTACCGTGGATAACTATCAGTCCGGCTCTCCCAGGGGCACGGCGATTTTGTTGGGAGGTGTGATCACCGATTATTACGGTCCGTTCGGCACATTCGCCGGAGGGTCTGCGCTTTCCGGCTACGGCCGGAATTTCGTCTATGACCCCCGCGTGCAGAACGGGACCACGCCGCCTTATTTTCCGTATATGACCAGCTTCACTACTTTTATAGAACCAACCGACGCCTTGTATAAGAAAACCGTATGGCGCCAGAAAGAAGGCTGA
- a CDS encoding pilus assembly protein PilM, with protein sequence MNIADILKLKDVFQADKLSVGLNLGVSTLKMAKLKFSADGAKVQLCAYGLEENNIGPEDALKKVCQSCGVKVVNISVSGQQAIIRYVDFPKMNAAELKQALKFEAQKHIPFPLADVNIDGYILQDSLPENKMRVLLAAVKKDFLNQRLKLLKDAGFDIAIADIDSLALVNAFNFNYSDDGAVAGKTIALLNIGSVTCNLNILEAGMPSLSRDINIGGNNFTQKIADTLSVSFKEAEGMKTAKDNAQADKILSIGEPVLAKLAQEVRTSFDYYESRSVTSVEKIYLSGGGSLYPGLREMLSNLLAISVENWDPLRKIELADDLEADKVRPLAGQLAVAIGLALRR encoded by the coding sequence GTGAATATCGCCGATATCCTTAAATTAAAGGACGTTTTTCAGGCGGATAAGTTATCCGTGGGTTTGAACCTGGGCGTCTCTACCCTGAAGATGGCCAAGCTTAAATTCTCGGCCGACGGGGCTAAAGTCCAGTTGTGCGCATACGGCCTTGAGGAGAATAATATCGGACCGGAGGATGCGTTAAAAAAGGTCTGCCAGTCCTGCGGGGTCAAGGTGGTGAATATATCGGTCTCCGGCCAGCAAGCGATAATCCGCTATGTGGATTTCCCGAAGATGAATGCCGCGGAATTGAAACAGGCGTTGAAATTCGAGGCCCAGAAGCATATCCCGTTTCCCCTGGCCGACGTCAATATCGACGGATATATCCTTCAAGACAGCCTTCCGGAGAATAAGATGCGCGTTCTTCTGGCCGCGGTGAAAAAAGATTTCCTTAATCAGCGGCTGAAACTCCTTAAGGACGCCGGGTTTGACATCGCCATAGCAGATATAGATTCACTGGCGCTTGTCAATGCCTTTAATTTTAACTACTCCGATGACGGGGCGGTTGCCGGCAAGACCATCGCGCTTTTGAATATCGGTTCTGTGACCTGTAACCTCAACATATTAGAGGCGGGTATGCCGTCGCTTAGCCGGGACATAAATATCGGCGGAAATAATTTTACCCAGAAGATAGCGGATACCTTGAGCGTAAGTTTTAAAGAGGCGGAGGGGATGAAGACCGCTAAGGATAACGCCCAGGCCGATAAAATACTCTCGATCGGCGAGCCGGTCCTGGCAAAGCTGGCTCAGGAGGTGCGCACGTCCTTTGATTACTATGAAAGCCGCAGCGTTACCTCGGTGGAAAAGATTTATCTTAGCGGCGGAGGAAGCCTTTACCCCGGGTTAAGGGAGATGCTTTCCAATTTGCTGGCTATAAGCGTGGAAAACTGGGACCCGTTGCGCAAGATCGAGCTGGCGGATGACCTCGAGGCTGACAAAGTCCGGCCGCTGGCCGGCCAGTTAGCCGTGGCTATCGGCCTGGCGTTAAGGCGGTAA
- a CDS encoding prepilin-type N-terminal cleavage/methylation domain-containing protein: MRKRAANSGFTLIEVLLAATIMAMCLSGLLLTYINLFTLTDLSRDFTLAANGLQMEMEKLKAAGWDNLTAANGAQFNISGFNTSRSRGVIEITNTSYPDLKEARLIFSFTARERLIGEDANFNGGLDSTEDQNDNDRLDSPAELVTLFTDFTN; this comes from the coding sequence ATGCGCAAGCGCGCGGCTAACAGCGGGTTCACGCTTATCGAGGTATTACTGGCGGCGACAATAATGGCGATGTGCCTGTCGGGCCTGCTGCTCACGTATATAAATCTGTTCACCCTGACCGACTTGTCGCGCGACTTTACCCTGGCGGCGAACGGCCTGCAAATGGAGATGGAGAAGCTGAAGGCGGCCGGGTGGGATAACTTGACGGCGGCTAACGGGGCACAGTTCAATATAAGCGGGTTCAATACCAGCCGGTCCCGGGGGGTTATCGAGATAACGAACACCTCGTATCCGGACCTGAAAGAGGCCAGGCTGATATTTTCTTTTACCGCCCGCGAAAGGTTGATCGGCGAGGACGCGAATTTTAACGGCGGGCTGGATTCCACAGAAGACCAGAACGATAATGACCGGCTGGATTCGCCGGCTGAATTAGTGACGCTTTTTACCGATTTCACGAATTAA